AGCGGCGTCCTCGCGTTGGCGTCCTTCGGCAACCTGCTGATCGCCGGCGGATCGTTCGCCGTCGTCGATGGCGACTCGATTCCCCGCATCGCGGCTTGGAACGGCAGCGACTGGATTCCGTTGGGCTCCGGCATGAATGATCGTGTGTATGCGCTGACCGTCTTCAACGGCGGGTTGATCGCCGGGGGCGACTTCACGCTCGCCGGCGGAGTCGCCGCCAGCCATGTCGCCGCCTGGGATGGGGTTGCGTGGAGTCCGCTCGCGGCCGGAATCAATGGCCGCGTCTACGCCTTGACCGCCTACGAGGGCCGTCTGATCGCCACCGGCGAATTCAGCGAGGCCGGCGGCGCGCCCGCATCGAGCATCGCCGCCTGGGATGGTGTCTCATGGTCCGCCCTCGGCGATGGCATCTATCGCGTGGGCTATGCGCTGGCCGTCTACGGGTCGAAGCTCATTGTCGGCGGACAATTCACCGCCTCCGGCAATCAGCCCGGCCCCAATCTCGCGTCCTGGGATGGCACGGCCTGGTCCACCCTCGGCAGCGGCGTTGCCACCGCGGTCAACGCCCTGGTGGTCGATGCCGGTTCACTCTATGTGGGCGGCTGGTTTACCAGCGCCGGCGGCGCCCCGGCCCTGCGCATCGCGCGCTGGGATGGTGCCGCCTGGAATGCCCTCGGCGGCGGGATGGGAAACCCGGTCAATGCGCTTTCGCTCTTTCAGGGCAATCTCATTGCCGGCGGGATGTTCACGACCGCCGATGGACTTTCCGTTGGATACATCGCAGGATGGAGCGTGGATCGCGACGGCGACGGCGTCTGTGCCGGCGACAACTGTCCCGACGTCTTCAACCCCGATCAGGCCGACAACGACGGCAACGGCGTCGGCGATGCCTGCGAATCGTGTGCCTGCGACTGCCATGCCAATCCCGTCTGCGATCTCCCCGAGCCCGATGCGCGCTCAGTGATCGCGATCATAAACGTGGCCTTCCGCGCCTACCCCGACATTATCGATCCGTCGCCCACCTGCCCATTTACCACGACCGATGTGGATTGCGATGGCGTCACCACGATTCTCGATGTTCAGCGCATGATCAACGTCGTCTTCCGCGCCGGCGATCCGGCGACGGAGTTCTGCCGTCCCTGCGGCTGATGCGGGCCGCACCGCGAATTCGCTCTCACGTCCACGAGGTGTTGAAGTCTCTGCTCCATCAGAGCGAGTCGTTTTAATCGTCTATTAGCGCCGCATTTAGAGTATATTTGTCCTGTATCCCGTCTCAGACGGACGCAGTCTCGCCAGTGACCGCTGTTTGCCAATTTGGAGGACGTTATGACCCGACGTGCCATTGCGGGGATTTTGCTGGTATGCGCCGCTGCCCTCACGGCGTACGCCGCCGTCCCTGCCAGCATCACCGTGCAGGGGAAACTGACCGATCTGTCCGGCAATCCGCTGCTGGCCGGATCGAAGGACTTCACCTTCAAGATTTTCGATGCCCCCACGCTCGGCAACGAAATCTGGCCCAACGGGGCCGGGGAGAATCAGACGCTGACCAGCGACGCCGCCGGCCTCTGGATCGGTCTGGTCGGCGCCGTTGTGCCGCTGACGAACGCGGTCTTCAGCGACACCATCCGCTGGCTGGAGATCACGGTCAATGGCACGACATTGCCGCGTGTACGTCTGGTGACCGGCCCCTATGCGCATCGCGTCGCGACCGTCGATGGCGCCTCCGGCGGCGCAATCATCGGTGCGCTGTCTGTCGGTTCGAACAATGCCGCCACCGGTTTCGCGACTTTTGTCGCCGGACAAGGAAACACCGCCAGCGGCCATTACTCTGCTGTTGACGGGGGCCTCGAGAATGCGGCCATCGCGACTCACTCCGTCGTCGGTGGGGGCTGGAAGGACACCGCCTCCGGCTGGGCGTCCGTCGTGGATGGCGGAGAGTTCAATCGCGCCTACGGTCTCTGGTCGACGGTGGGAGGGGGAGGCAGTAACCAGGCCATTGATCAGGGCACGACGATCGCAGGCGGCGGCAGCAGTGTCGCGCGGGGGCTTAACGCCACGATCGGCGGAGGCGCGAACAACCTGACGGATGCGCCGTTTGCAACGCTGTCCGGCGGCGAGATCAATGCCGCGCGCGGCACTCACGCGACAATCGGGGGCGGCAGGGGAAACTTGACGTACGGGCAGTTTTCCACCATCGCCGGGGGCGGGGGCAGCCTCCCGCACGACTCCAACTCCGCGCGCGGCGATTACTCCGTCGTCGTCGCCGGACGTCGAAACCACGCATCGGGTTTTGAATCAACCATAGGAGGCGGCACAACCAACCGGGCCGCGGGCTCGGGCTCCACCATTCCCGGCGGCAGCTGCAACAGCGCCGTTGGCGCAAACAGCTTTGCCGCGGGTGTCGGCGCAAAGTCGAATCACCCCGGCAGTTTCGTGTGGAATAGCTCGAATAGTTGCGCCGACAGCTTCGTTTCCACGGCCGCGAATCAGTTCCTCGTTCGCGCAGGCGGCGGTGTCGGTATCAACACCACAAGCCCGAATCGCGCCTTGACCGTCAACGGGGACATGGGAGTCAGCGGACCGGTCGGCATCGGGACGACCAACCCCAACAAGACACTCACCGTCGATGGCGACATGGAAATCGGTGTGGCATCCGGCGATTATCATCACATGCGCATCGGCGGCGGCAATTCATCCGGTTTCCTCTATGGCAGCTATGCGCGTTATGGTGACGGCATTCACATGGGCTACAACTACCACGCCAACGCGGCGGGAAATCCTGTCGTGATCGCGCCAGGAGGAGGGACAAGCCGCCTGTCGCTCGGGTACGGATGGATGGCCGGGTACATTGGTGGGACAGGCGCTGAGCCGACAACCCGATCCTTCTATGTCGAACCCAACGGCAGCTTCAGAGTGGACGAGGCGCTGCTTGTCGATGGTCTCGGCAATTTCTACAACGGCATGTATATCTGGAACGGCCTGAGTCTGCAAAGTGGCAACATGCTACTCTACGGAGACATCTGGAGGGGCGGTTGTTACGCGAACTTCACGTGTCACTCTGACCTGCGCCTGAAGAAGAACTTGGAACCTCTCACCGACCCCATCGGCAACATTCAGCGATTGCGTGGTGTGCGATTCGACTGGCGACGTGAGGAATTTCCCGATCGCGAATTCCCGGAAGACAATCAGATCGGGCTGATTGCGCAGGAAGTTCTTCAGGTTGCTCCGACGGCGGTCACCAGGCACACGGACGGCTACATGAGTGTCGACTACGCCAAACTTGTGCCGCTCCTCATCGAGGGCATGAAGGAACAGCAGAAACGGATCGAGAAACTGGAGGAGACCATTCGGCGAATGCAGCCTTAGTCAGTGCCATTTCGCCTGAATCGACTGTGAGCTGTCGACATCCTATGATCCACGCTTGGAAGTGAATTGCGCCATGAACCGTGGATGTCCGCGCCGTGGTTTACGAAGTCGTCTGGCACGAAGGCATGAGATCGACGCATCTATACTGGACTGTGTGCGGCCCGTCCCGCTGCTGATCGAAGGCATGAAAGAGCAGCAACGCCAGATCGACGAATTGAAATCCGAACAACGCGCGCAGACGCTCTGACCGCTGCGCGCCGCCCGAAATCCTCTGGCAAAGGCGGTCGAATTTCCTCCCCCCGCTGGCCGAGCGGAGACTATATTGCTCCTGATTTCCGTCTCAGACGGACGCCGTCTCGCCGTTTACCGCTGTCTGCCAATTTGGAGGACGTTATGACCCGACGTGCCATTGCGGGGATTTTGCTGGTATGCGCCGCTGCCCTCACGGCGTACGCCGCCGTGCCCACCAGCATCACCGTGCAGGGGAAACTCACCGATCTGTCCGGCAATCCGCTGCCGGCCGGCGCCAAGAACTTCACGTTCAAGATCTTCAGCGCCGCCGTTGGCGGCGGCCAATTCTGGCCCGATGCCGGCGGCGAGAATCAGGTCATCACCACCGCCACCGACGGCACCTGGATTGGACTTGTCGGCGCCGTGATTCCGATCCTGCCCGATGCCTTCGCCGACACATCGCGCTGGCTGGAGATCACCGTCGATGGCACCACGCTGCCGCGCGTCCGCCTTGTGACGGGCCCCTACGCGTACCGTGTCGGCACCGTCGACGGCGCCAGTGGTGGCACGATCAAAAGTAAAGTGGCAATCGGCGAAGGACACTTCAACGTCGGCTTCCACACATTCGTCGCCGGATTCGACAACAACGTCGATGGCGATTTCTCAAGCGTGACCGGAGGACAAAGCAACTCGGCAACCGGCCAGTTTTCGCACATCAGCGGCGGCCAGAATGACACCGCCTTTGGGGATTACTCGGCCATCGTGGGTGGCCAGAATAACCTGACCGTTGGGTCGGGGGCGTTCGTTGGCGGCGGCGTCGGGAACCGCAGCACCGCGGAGGGCGCCGTGATCGCCGGAGGCGCCTCCAACCGCGCGTCCGGAGTCTATTCTTTTGTCGGCGGCGGCGGGGGGGCGTTGCCGGATTCCAATACCGCCTCAGGCTCCTGGTCGAGTGTGGTCGGTGGCAGCCATAACGTCGCCAGCGGCCTGACCGCCTTTGTCGGGGGCGGTTCCGGCAATATCGCCAAGTCCGGGAGTGCCGCCATCGTCGGCGGACAGAATAACCGCGCCGACACCGGCAACACCTTCATCGGTGGCGGACGTGACAATCACGTCGATCAGGTGGATGCCATCATCGGGGGCGGCTGGATGAACGAGGCACTGGGCAACACATCCGCGATACTCGGCGGGCGGAGCAATGTGGCCTCCGGCGCCGGCAGCGCCATCGTCGGCGGCGCCACCAACCGCGCTCGCGGGGCATTCTCTTTCGTCGGAGGTGGCGGCGGAACCACCGCTGCCGATTCCAATCTCGCGTTGGGAGATCTGTCCACAGTCGCCGGCGGACGCGCCAATCTCGCGACCGGATCGTACAGCTTCATTGGTGGCGGACAGAGTAACGTGGCCACCCAACTGGAAGCAACCATCGGCGGGGGCAACGGCAACCGTGCCGCCGGCACCGCAGCCACCGTGGCCGGGGGGCGGGCCGACACCGCCCTCGGGAATTTCTCCACCATCGGCGGCGGCATCCGCAACTGGTGCTTCGGCCAGTCCACAACGATCGGCGGCGGGTCCGAAAACCGCACCGACGCTGATTATGCGACCATCGGCGGCGGCTTACGCAATTTCGCGGCGTTCGCCGGCACCGTCGGCGGCGGTCAATCCAACCTTGCCACCGCCACCAACGGCGCCACCATTGCCGGTGGCACCAGCAATACGGCCGACGGCTCCTTCTCGACGATCGGCGGTGGATACAACAACTATACCTATGGCACTTCCGCCACTGTCTCCGGCGGCGGCGGTAGCGCCGATGCCGACTCCAACGTCGCGCGCGGTCTGGGCGCCACCATTCCCGGTGGACGCCGCAACCGTGCCAACGGCAGCTTCTCCTTTGCCGCCGGACGACGCGCCCATGCCTTGCACCACGGCACATTTGTCTGGGCCGATTCCACCGAAGCCGATTTCGCCTCGACCGCGCAGGACCAGTTCCTCATCCGCGCCGCCGGCGGTGTCGGTATCGGCACCAACGCGCCGGAAGGTCCCTGGCATGTGCAGAAGGGAAGCGCGGGCGCGGTCACCGCCAACAGCAATTCGATCGCCGTCTTTGAAACGAGTTCCTCCAATGGTTGGATTTCCATCCTCGGCACGGACAACGCGGAGCGTGGATTGCTGTTCACAGAGCCGTCGAACGCGGTGGCCGGGGCCATCGTCTTCGACCAGGGCGGCGGCGGCAATGACATCGGATTCCGTACCGGCGGCAACGTCACCAACATGACGCTCGATGCCTCCGGAAACCTGACGGTCAGCGGCTGCGTCGATGGCAACAACACCGCCTGCGCCTCCGACGAGCGATTCAAGACCAATATCGCGACGGTCGATGACGCCCTTGCGATTGTGGGGCGGTTGCGGGGAGTCCGCTACCAGTGGCGCGCGAACGAATTCCCTGAGCGGCACTTCGAGCCCGGTGCCCAATACGGCGTCATTGCCCAGGAAGTGCGCGAGGTTCTGCCCGAGCTCATCCGCACGCGCGAGGATGGGTATCTCTCGGTGGAGTACAATGGGCTGATCCCGCTGCTGATCGAAGGCATGAAAGAGCAGCAACGCCAGATCGACGAGCTGAAGACGGCGTTGCGCGCCCTCACACCGTAGAATCTCGATGCGGCCGGCCCGCTTTCGCCCACTTTCCTGCGCACAAGAGCGGCGAATGCGGACCGCCGCTGTCCGATTTGTGCCTCAGAATCGGGCCGAAATCTCTCTCCTAATTCGCTCAAATCTGACTATATTACCCGCAAATCCCGTCACCCTGACGGTCGCTGTCTTACCTGTTGTTAAAACGGATCGTTCCTGGAGGTCGCCATGACCCGCCGTCTCGTTACGGGAGTCTGCCTGATCATCGTGTTGGCTGGGGCCGGACATGCCGCCGTCCCTGCCAGCATTACCGTGCAGGGCAAACTGACCGATCTGTCCGGCAATCCGCTGCCGGCCGGATCGAAGAACTTCACCTTCAAGATTTTCGATGCTCCCGCCCTCGGTAATGAGATCTGGCCCAACGGGGCCGGGGAGAATCAGACGCTGACCAGCGACGCCGCCGGCCTCTGGATCGGTCTGGTCGGCGCCGTTGTGCCGCTGACGAACGCGGTCTTCAGCGACACCGTCCGCTGGCTGGAGATCACGGTCAATGGCACGACATTGCCGCGCGCGCGCCTTGTCACCGGCCCCTACGCGCATCGAGTATCAACGGTCGATGGCGCATCGGGCGGCACGATCACCAGCAAAGTCTCCATCGGTCCCGGCCATACCAATTCCGGCAGCCATGCGTTCGTTGCCGGCGCCGACAATCAGGCAACGGGCAACTACTCCGCGGTGAGTGGAGGCGCGCTGAACAACGCCGGGGGTGAGTCCAGTGTAATCTCCGGGGGCCAGCAAAACACCGCGACGGCATTCGGAACGACAGTGGGCGGCGGCGCCGACAACGACGCAACGAACACCCACTCGGTCGTCGCGGGCGGATTGGGCAATGCGGCATCCGGCGAACGGTCCGCGATTGGCGGCGGACTCTACAACACCGCCGGCGCCGCCGCGGCCACTGTCGCGGGAGGAAAGTTTAACACCAGCACCGCCGACTACGCCGCGATTGGCGGCGGCGAATCCAATCAAGCGGCTGGTAATTACTCGGTCGTGAGCGGGGGGCTGCAAGGCGCCGCCACCGGCGGTATGGCGGCGATCGGCGGCGGATCTCTCAATGAGGCGCAGGGAGATGCCAGCACCGTGGCCGGAGGTGAACTGAACCGGGCAA
This genomic interval from bacterium contains the following:
- a CDS encoding tail fiber domain-containing protein; its protein translation is MTRRAIAGILLVCAAALTAYAAVPASITVQGKLTDLSGNPLLAGSKDFTFKIFDAPTLGNEIWPNGAGENQTLTSDAAGLWIGLVGAVVPLTNAVFSDTIRWLEITVNGTTLPRVRLVTGPYAHRVATVDGASGGAIIGALSVGSNNAATGFATFVAGQGNTASGHYSAVDGGLENAAIATHSVVGGGWKDTASGWASVVDGGEFNRAYGLWSTVGGGGSNQAIDQGTTIAGGGSSVARGLNATIGGGANNLTDAPFATLSGGEINAARGTHATIGGGRGNLTYGQFSTIAGGGGSLPHDSNSARGDYSVVVAGRRNHASGFESTIGGGTTNRAAGSGSTIPGGSCNSAVGANSFAAGVGAKSNHPGSFVWNSSNSCADSFVSTAANQFLVRAGGGVGINTTSPNRALTVNGDMGVSGPVGIGTTNPNKTLTVDGDMEIGVASGDYHHMRIGGGNSSGFLYGSYARYGDGIHMGYNYHANAAGNPVVIAPGGGTSRLSLGYGWMAGYIGGTGAEPTTRSFYVEPNGSFRVDEALLVDGLGNFYNGMYIWNGLSLQSGNMLLYGDIWRGGCYANFTCHSDLRLKKNLEPLTDPIGNIQRLRGVRFDWRREEFPDREFPEDNQIGLIAQEVLQVAPTAVTRHTDGYMSVDYAKLVPLLIEGMKEQQKRIEKLEETIRRMQP
- a CDS encoding tail fiber domain-containing protein codes for the protein MTRRAIAGILLVCAAALTAYAAVPTSITVQGKLTDLSGNPLPAGAKNFTFKIFSAAVGGGQFWPDAGGENQVITTATDGTWIGLVGAVIPILPDAFADTSRWLEITVDGTTLPRVRLVTGPYAYRVGTVDGASGGTIKSKVAIGEGHFNVGFHTFVAGFDNNVDGDFSSVTGGQSNSATGQFSHISGGQNDTAFGDYSAIVGGQNNLTVGSGAFVGGGVGNRSTAEGAVIAGGASNRASGVYSFVGGGGGALPDSNTASGSWSSVVGGSHNVASGLTAFVGGGSGNIAKSGSAAIVGGQNNRADTGNTFIGGGRDNHVDQVDAIIGGGWMNEALGNTSAILGGRSNVASGAGSAIVGGATNRARGAFSFVGGGGGTTAADSNLALGDLSTVAGGRANLATGSYSFIGGGQSNVATQLEATIGGGNGNRAAGTAATVAGGRADTALGNFSTIGGGIRNWCFGQSTTIGGGSENRTDADYATIGGGLRNFAAFAGTVGGGQSNLATATNGATIAGGTSNTADGSFSTIGGGYNNYTYGTSATVSGGGGSADADSNVARGLGATIPGGRRNRANGSFSFAAGRRAHALHHGTFVWADSTEADFASTAQDQFLIRAAGGVGIGTNAPEGPWHVQKGSAGAVTANSNSIAVFETSSSNGWISILGTDNAERGLLFTEPSNAVAGAIVFDQGGGGNDIGFRTGGNVTNMTLDASGNLTVSGCVDGNNTACASDERFKTNIATVDDALAIVGRLRGVRYQWRANEFPERHFEPGAQYGVIAQEVREVLPELIRTREDGYLSVEYNGLIPLLIEGMKEQQRQIDELKTALRALTP